One region of Pseudoalteromonas galatheae genomic DNA includes:
- a CDS encoding outer membrane beta-barrel protein has protein sequence MKKQLFGLAVLSLPMYAKADIAIFSEVLFGKANNEFYAEQESDLGYKRAPSANSDSWGLRLGVGLTDRLALEVAQHFHGESLAEYSVHVSNTHSGIYQNPYDYSYRARFPIDTESLRLGIKGEIEVSTNINANIRVGMAHWQYKDVIPAQLVPTGSNSSGDSGNDIYTSIGVEYRLTDNLYVGLEYSLLNIKESKEYDNTGVVQYEHNLHDISMLLGWAF, from the coding sequence ATGAAAAAACAATTATTTGGACTGGCAGTACTATCGTTGCCTATGTACGCGAAGGCTGATATTGCCATATTTTCAGAAGTACTTTTTGGTAAAGCCAATAATGAATTTTATGCTGAGCAAGAATCTGATTTAGGATATAAGCGTGCGCCATCTGCTAATTCTGATTCATGGGGGTTGAGGCTCGGTGTTGGGCTTACAGATCGTTTAGCACTTGAAGTCGCACAACATTTTCATGGAGAGTCACTAGCTGAATATTCCGTTCATGTTTCTAACACACACTCTGGAATCTATCAAAACCCATATGACTACTCATATAGAGCCAGGTTTCCTATTGATACTGAATCTCTACGGTTGGGGATTAAGGGAGAGATTGAGGTGTCTACCAATATTAATGCAAATATAAGAGTTGGAATGGCACATTGGCAATACAAAGATGTGATCCCTGCACAGTTGGTTCCTACAGGCAGCAATAGTTCAGGTGATAGCGGTAATGATATTTATACCTCGATAGGTGTTGAGTATCGACTAACAGATAATCTTTATGTTGGTTTGGAGTACTCTCTTTTGAATATTAAAGAATCGAAAGAATATGACAACACAGGCGTAGTTCAATATGAGCATAATTTGCACGATATATCCATGTTACTTGGTTGGGCTTTTTAA
- a CDS encoding CYTH and CHAD domain-containing protein, protein MDTEIELKFLVSDNEVPLIPALITQFAKTVTNKPAKNLTNAYFDTPNRELRALDIGLRTRCCNDECEQTIKLAGEVVGGLHQRPEYNLPIQSGRPDLLAFDANIWPHGMQLESIAENIFPVFSTNFIRRTWLIETDSGTKIEVVLDKGEISAQGKMEPINELEIELVEGNKEDLFLLADHLIKQAGMRLGLYSKAARGYRIADDKPLKPNKFIGFVPLKSQVTQEQALIATVSYGIQFVQKHEQCYFNKPSLKTLKRVIDGVSLIRHAFWLFDDIVDKSSTESIRNELKWLLSELAWVENAIHLKTYTSKRHAYHKKLNQFPELAQVITDLQDVQPTPTDIEDLFHCTRYNRLILSLTRWLVDRAWRKNWDQKALSAAELPVTEIASQLFDKDWQELKNLLPQDKSLSERDYLQVRIKLENTLLSGNCLGKLYDKEARKAFRTPWIDIVYGIYELETLAYLYQLCQNQNADELQEVQAWLKQKSDFLISAMEQSRQSSMLSEPYWF, encoded by the coding sequence ATGGACACTGAAATAGAACTGAAATTTTTGGTTTCAGATAATGAAGTTCCGCTGATCCCTGCACTCATCACACAGTTTGCAAAAACGGTCACTAACAAGCCTGCTAAAAACTTAACTAACGCCTACTTTGACACGCCAAATCGTGAATTGCGTGCGCTAGATATCGGCCTAAGAACGCGTTGTTGCAATGATGAATGCGAGCAAACCATCAAACTTGCGGGAGAAGTTGTAGGAGGGTTACATCAACGACCTGAGTACAATTTACCTATTCAGTCAGGACGTCCTGACTTGTTAGCGTTTGACGCGAATATTTGGCCTCATGGCATGCAGCTTGAGTCTATCGCAGAGAACATATTTCCGGTCTTCAGTACGAATTTCATTCGTCGTACTTGGTTAATCGAAACGGACTCAGGAACTAAAATCGAAGTAGTGTTGGATAAAGGGGAAATATCAGCCCAAGGGAAGATGGAGCCAATCAATGAGCTTGAAATTGAGCTAGTTGAAGGAAACAAAGAAGATCTTTTCTTATTAGCCGACCACCTAATTAAGCAAGCAGGTATGCGTTTGGGGTTATACTCAAAAGCTGCTAGGGGATATCGAATTGCCGATGATAAGCCTCTAAAACCAAATAAGTTTATAGGTTTTGTACCGCTAAAATCTCAGGTAACACAAGAGCAAGCCCTCATAGCGACGGTCAGCTATGGTATTCAGTTCGTCCAGAAACACGAGCAATGCTATTTTAATAAACCGAGTCTCAAGACTTTAAAGCGCGTTATTGATGGAGTTTCGCTTATTCGTCACGCGTTTTGGTTATTCGATGACATTGTTGATAAAAGCTCGACCGAGAGTATTCGTAACGAATTAAAATGGTTGCTGTCAGAACTTGCTTGGGTCGAAAATGCGATTCATTTAAAAACCTATACCTCAAAGCGTCATGCTTATCATAAGAAACTTAATCAGTTTCCAGAATTGGCGCAGGTCATTACCGATTTGCAAGATGTTCAGCCGACACCGACGGACATTGAAGATTTATTTCATTGTACTCGTTATAACCGTTTGATCCTTTCTCTCACTCGTTGGCTTGTTGATAGAGCATGGCGTAAAAATTGGGATCAAAAAGCACTAAGTGCAGCTGAGCTACCCGTCACAGAAATCGCGAGCCAATTATTTGATAAAGACTGGCAAGAACTTAAAAACTTGCTTCCACAGGATAAATCGCTTTCTGAAAGAGATTATTTGCAGGTGAGAATAAAGCTAGAAAACACGCTACTAAGCGGTAACTGTCTGGGCAAGCTTTACGATAAAGAAGCGCGCAAAGCGTTTAGAACGCCTTGGATTGATATCGTTTATGGTATATACGAGCTAGAAACTCTTGCGTATTTATATCAGCTTTGCCAAAACCAAAATGCAGACGAATTACAGGAAGTGCAGGCATGGCTCAAGCAAAAATCTGACTTTTTGATAAGTGCCATGGAGCAAAGTCGACAGTCTTCTATGCTTAGTGAACCTTACTGGTTTTAA
- a CDS encoding alanine/glycine:cation symporter family protein, protein MFESAVKSINGLLWGEGQILIYILLFAGFWFTILLRGIQVVKFRHMFSLLRGSSQGDSNTISSFQALCTGLSARVGTGNLAGVAVAISLGGSGAIFWMWMIAILGMATGFAESVLGQVYKVRDSQGEFRGGPAYYIHMGLGSRAFAVCFAFCLFLGYGFTFSAMQTNTITDALNNAFDIPTLYSGIVITVLAGSIILGGFKAIARFAEKVVPVMGLVFVLAAIIITVMNYSQVPAMIKDILLSAFGLQEAGAGALGAAIKNGIQRGLYSNEAGAGSVPHASASASPIPNHPVTQGYIQMLGVFFDTIVLCSCTAVIILLADIDIGSEMEGIRLTQSAMTAHLATGGVYFVAAAITLFAFTSVVANYAYAESNLHLFHLDNKVGRSIYTACYLSMMLWGASATLKQVWDLADIALGLMTVVNVIAIVRLTPTILAVTADYHQQRAKGKEPVFEVDKVKVQGVTESGIWGEINAKSSV, encoded by the coding sequence ATGTTTGAAAGTGCAGTTAAGAGTATCAATGGGCTTTTATGGGGAGAAGGCCAGATACTTATTTATATCCTGCTATTTGCAGGGTTTTGGTTCACTATTCTTTTGCGAGGGATACAAGTTGTAAAGTTTCGTCACATGTTTAGCCTGTTACGGGGCAGCAGTCAGGGTGATAGCAATACAATCAGTTCATTTCAAGCCTTATGCACAGGGCTATCAGCTCGAGTTGGAACTGGTAATCTTGCAGGTGTTGCAGTTGCTATCTCTCTTGGTGGCAGTGGTGCGATATTTTGGATGTGGATGATAGCTATTTTGGGTATGGCAACAGGCTTTGCCGAAAGTGTACTTGGGCAAGTCTATAAAGTGCGTGATAGCCAAGGTGAGTTTAGAGGTGGTCCTGCTTATTATATTCACATGGGATTGGGAAGTCGGGCGTTTGCAGTATGCTTCGCCTTTTGCTTGTTTTTGGGATATGGATTTACCTTTAGCGCGATGCAAACCAATACCATCACCGATGCGCTCAACAATGCGTTTGATATTCCAACCTTATATTCAGGTATTGTGATCACAGTCCTCGCTGGCTCTATTATTCTTGGTGGCTTCAAAGCGATTGCACGATTTGCTGAAAAGGTAGTGCCAGTAATGGGATTAGTCTTTGTCCTTGCGGCCATTATTATTACCGTGATGAATTACTCTCAAGTCCCTGCCATGATCAAAGATATTTTGCTTTCAGCTTTTGGCTTGCAAGAAGCGGGCGCAGGCGCACTTGGCGCAGCTATCAAAAATGGTATTCAGCGCGGGCTCTATTCTAACGAGGCGGGAGCGGGTAGTGTACCGCACGCATCGGCCAGTGCGTCGCCAATTCCCAATCACCCCGTGACCCAAGGTTATATTCAAATGCTGGGCGTATTCTTTGATACCATCGTTTTGTGCAGTTGCACTGCTGTCATAATTCTATTGGCAGACATAGATATTGGCAGTGAGATGGAAGGCATAAGGCTAACACAATCTGCGATGACCGCGCATTTAGCAACTGGGGGCGTGTACTTTGTTGCGGCGGCGATCACTTTGTTTGCTTTCACCTCTGTAGTCGCTAATTACGCCTATGCTGAAAGTAACTTACACTTATTTCATCTGGATAATAAAGTTGGCCGTTCAATTTACACCGCATGCTACTTGTCTATGATGTTGTGGGGCGCTTCGGCAACGCTAAAACAGGTATGGGATCTTGCCGACATCGCATTGGGTTTAATGACGGTGGTTAATGTTATTGCCATCGTGCGTCTTACTCCCACTATCTTGGCGGTGACGGCTGATTATCATCAGCAAAGAGCAAAAGGGAAAGAGCCTGTATTCGAAGTCGATAAGGTCAAAGTGCAAGGAGTTACTGAGTCTGGCATTTGGGGGGAAATTAATGCAAAGAGTTCAGTCTAA
- a CDS encoding TIGR04211 family SH3 domain-containing protein: MFNFKQFIIASLLFTSFVSFAEEPDENSAANATTPNGYISDNLFIYMHTGPSKNYRILGSVDAGTPITILSGANDEFVQIKDDKAREGWVESKFVTTEPGLKQQLETVNQTLVETQEALNDAQQQLPMLQQNNTNLLAENASLQDTISGLEKQLQDERLAQQQKVQKEQHLLLTYGGIIGISGIIIGVILTLFLSRRKRYDGW; the protein is encoded by the coding sequence ATGTTCAACTTTAAGCAATTTATCATTGCGAGCCTGCTCTTCACCAGCTTTGTAAGCTTTGCTGAAGAGCCAGACGAAAATAGCGCAGCAAACGCGACAACACCAAACGGCTATATTAGTGACAATCTTTTTATTTACATGCACACAGGTCCAAGTAAGAACTATCGAATTTTAGGTTCTGTTGATGCTGGTACGCCAATCACTATTTTGAGTGGTGCTAACGACGAGTTTGTCCAAATCAAAGATGATAAAGCAAGAGAAGGTTGGGTAGAAAGTAAATTTGTCACCACGGAGCCAGGTTTAAAGCAACAATTAGAAACGGTTAACCAAACCTTGGTGGAAACTCAAGAGGCACTAAACGATGCCCAGCAGCAACTTCCCATGTTGCAGCAAAACAATACCAATTTACTAGCTGAGAATGCTTCACTTCAAGACACTATATCAGGGCTTGAAAAGCAGCTACAAGATGAGCGTCTAGCACAACAGCAAAAAGTCCAAAAAGAACAACACCTACTGCTCACTTACGGTGGTATCATCGGGATCAGTGGCATTATTATCGGTGTAATTCTGACGCTATTTTTATCTCGTAGAAAACGCTACGACGGCTGGTAA